The following are encoded in a window of Episyrphus balteatus chromosome X, idEpiBalt1.1, whole genome shotgun sequence genomic DNA:
- the LOC129920526 gene encoding uncharacterized protein LOC129920526 has protein sequence MQLDLNKNFSILIPEREGWDSNSLISEQGFPFYTDGSKIESGTGDGVFCKPLNIRESYRLPDDCSVFQAEIFAIEKAAELVHKEKLISSEITFFVDSQAAIKALASETIRSKAVLNCRKKINSICYTNQVKLCWVPGHSNIEGNEIVDELARLGSASKEDSSTQLVRGPDIPIGVLKRKIDLMTKEKINNTWKTRDDCSIAISLWPKINEKGTRYILSLSKKNIRILIGVLTGHCAIGTMAIRMGVFSPDFCRSCQDEEEIESIKHLLCDCPNLQTNRLRYFGKRFVGQLDDLEQVSMANMRKFIESTGWFVNEPVFVNR, from the exons ATGCAAC tagatttgaacaaaaatttctcCATTTTAATACCAGAAAGAGAGGGGTGGGATTCCAATTCGCTTATCAGCGAACAGGGATTCCCCTTCTACACTGACGGTTCAAAAATAGAATCAGGAACAGGAGATGGGGTGTTCTGTAAACCTCTCAATATTAGAGAATCATATAGACTCCCAGACGATTGCAGTGTGTTTCAAGCTGAAATCTTTGCTATAGAAAAAGCGGCAGAATTGGTtcacaaagaaaaattaatctcCTCGGAGATAACATTCTTTGTGGACAGTCAGGCTGCTATCAAAGCTTTAGCCAGTGAGACGATAAGATCCAAAGCGGTTTTAAACTGCAGAAAGAAAATCAATAGCATTTGCTACACTAACCAAGTAaaactctgctgggttcctggGCATAGCAATATAGAAGGGAATGAAATAGTGGATGAACTAGCTAGGTTAGGGTCAGCGTCAAAAGAGGATAGCAGCACCCAATTAGTAAGGGGACCAGATATCCCTATCGGTGTGCTCAAAAGGAAAATAGACCTAAtgactaaagaaaaaatcaataacaCCTGGAAAACTAGGGACGATTGTAGTATCGCTATAAGTTTATGgcctaaaatcaacgaaaaaggAACTCGGTATATATTATCCCTGAGTAAAAAGAACATTAGAATCTTGATAGGTGTACTAACGGGTCATTGTGCCATTGGTACAATGGCTATTAGAATGGGTGTATTTTCACCTGATTTCTGCAGAAGCTGTCAAGATGAAGAGGAAATAGAGTCCATTAAACACCTGCTCTGCGATTGTCCAAACCTCCAAACAAACCGACTCCGTTACTTCGGAAAAAGGTTCGTAGGACAACTAGACGATCTAGAGCAGGTGTCAATGGCTAACATGAGAAAATTCATTGAAAGTACAGGATGGTTCGTAAATGAGCCAGTTTTTGTAAACCGATGA